In Glycine max cultivar Williams 82 chromosome 10, Glycine_max_v4.0, whole genome shotgun sequence, the DNA window CTCATTAAATCTTACAGTAACACCTTTCAAAAACGAGATAaatataatagttaaaataatagaaagtaCTTGTATAATTACATGAAATctcaaaaaatattactataatttactaaaaataattaaataatcatagttttaattaatttggcttaacttatcaaattaattaagtcAAATAAATGCAGTCAACACAATTATATCTTTACTAGAATGACATTGGGGCGGGTTGGTGATGGGTTTGGCCATCCCCGTTCCCATATTGGCCGAAGGGAGGATGAGTACAGATATAAATGTAAAAGAGATGGATTTAgaattttaatacttatctcaTTATCCATCAAACTTCATAagatttgaatatttttgttgGTAACCCATTAtactcttttttataatttttaattatattgtgaaaGTGGATATTTTCCATGAATGTTGGAACCAATTCAGAATGATATCCGCGAATACAGAATTACAGGGCTGGTTAAAgagtgaaaaaacaaaaatagaataaagTCCTAAAGACATAATATGGTGActaatctttttaatttccgTCAAATACTGAAGATTGAAATAATTTGAATTAGatcttatgtttaaattttttctacatttgcatttaaaagaaaaatacaatgtCATCTGAAAACTCTCAGTTGATAgacatatttttcatttaaggtaaataaaaaataaataaaaaataaataattaaaattgtgcATAGAATGAAAAAGGAATAGAAGAATTTCTGCTCCTTTCAAGTCACTTTTTGTTCTGGGATTCGGTTTGGGCTGCTTCGATCCATCTCCGAATTCGGATCGACCCGACCCGATTCTCGAACTGATAAATTCTCGTCCATTCTCGCTCTCTGTTCATCTCTCTCTTTCAATTCACAATCCCTCTtcaggtatttttttattattttattttatttattatcataattattattttttaaaattttaaatttcgtTGCTCCGCTTTTGATTCTGAAATACCATCAATGGTTGTTCTTCATTCCTTcaatttgtcttttttgtttGCATGTTTTCGTTTTTCGCTTTTGAACAATTCGATTTTTATCGTTTCTTCGATCTTTTCTGCGTTTATTGGCATTTTTTTGtgccatttcaagaatttttATCTCGAGTTGATGGTGTTTGTTTATGCATTTGTTTCAGGTTTCgttattttttggattcttcGCCTGATTTTGTGTCATATAAATCGTGTTACTACAGTGAAGTAAGTTCGTTTTCACCTCTTTTTTGGGGAAATTTAAACTGCTTTTCacgcatttttttcttctctctgttttgtgatttttttgaaaatcattCAGTGAAGTTAGATTATTACTTTTGATTTGTgggatttcatttttttttgtgggacAAATGCTGAaaatttcctttcaattttgagttaaaattttatttttttattgtattttattttattgaagtaGCTATTATGCTTTCAGTTCAGTGTGATTGATTGGGTTCAGTTTCCGGTACTGTTGCTTGTCTTTGCATATTGTAAGTGGTTTGCATCTGCAACCCTACAATGTCTGTCTTTGCTTTACGTTAGGGTTCATTTCAGTAATTTGTGTATTCCTCCTACAATGGTGTTTTGATTCGGAAATTGAATAAGTTCTCTTATAGGGTTTTCCATCAATCTGTGGCCTATGAGTTCTTGTGTTTTTGTATGTGTCAAAGGAAATTAGTTCCTTGTCCATTGCCAATGACTTGAACTTGTTGTCATGAGGTTTCTATACTACCATGctaaaaacttttatatatcATGGTTTATAAAATCGAAGTCAATGTTTTGTAgcttaagttttttttgtatGGGTTCAAaacattagtatttttttttcattattatgttAGGTTCTTGTTTGAATTTTCGAGAAAACTATTCATTATgggaaaaaaagtttaaacttttggattttcaaaaaattttgaaactgGATTTGTTCATGCTATATCGAaagctaaatttttttaactgtaAAAAAGTTTCTCTTtgtttcagttaaaaaaaagcttttatttTTTGCCCAAATAAGGTTGTTTTAAATGGTGCCAGGCTTTAGATTTTCCCTGTTAAATTTTAGATTTGTGCTATGCACTGaattctatttatttagttattgtttTACAAATTGTAAATGAAATAAGTTGTTTGGAATATAAGAAAATGTGGATAAAGTAACATTGATATGTTTGTTATGTGTGGTGCAAGCTCAAAGTTATCTCCTTGGCTACTCTTACATGATGGAGTTCTTTGCCTCGCATTTTTAGAGAATGTTATGTTTGGTGTGCCATATATTCTTGGAACAATTTTTTATGACCAGCTTTACTAATTTTGGTGGAAGCAAAGAAaccatttttttgttgcaatTTTCAATATTCGATATGCTTTGGTTCATATGGCTGGAGGTGTAAACTCTTTTAAGGAAATCTCCTTGCTGTATACTTTAGGTGTTTGGCTTCTATATAGTGTGAAACACATGGTCCTTCAAAGGGCTTTCCCTTGCATCTATGTTGATGGTTtgggttgttttgttttgttatgttgATATCTTTTGTTCTCTGatgtttaatatttctttttcttttaaggaGGATCATGTCCTTGTACCCCTTTGTATTCTTCTCCATTTTGTCCTATTGAATTTCttcccattaatttttttgttttggttaagGTATATTTTTACGCTCACATGATCTGAAGTTTTCATTCCAGTAATATTTTCCATCATCTACTCTGCAACCATTTTTCTGTTAAATATACTGGGTAAAGTGTTTTTTGTGCATTTGAACTTTTTCATGTGCAAAAGCTACTGTCATTTATGTTTATTACTTTACTGTTTTATGCAATATTTCATGATTGCTCTATACGATTTAAAAACAGGATATGACAGAGGATATGAAAATTGATCATATTGTGGAAGTTCCTGATACCCCAGATAGAACAACTGTAAGGCACGATTATCAGAAATATTTAGGTAATCCTGATAAGAGGGGGAGAGCTTTTAATGCTGCTGATGAAAATAATAACCACAGTAACTATATATCATTGTCCCCGTCAGAGGAATCTTATTCTTCTCAAAATGCTCCCATCTTTAGGAGAGCCCAAACTGATGGAGCTGAAAAGATGGAGAAAGGGAAAAGTATAAGCTCCAAGGTTCCTTCTAAATCATCTCACCGTGGTATTTCTATTTTAGATTTGACTGAAGAGAATGAACAAATCCGACATCCGAAACCAGCTTTCTCACATCGTGGATCAAGAGATAATGCAACTGAAGACAAGAAAGCACTAAAAGCAACTAATGGAAGGTCTTCGTTACCTGTCATTTCTGATTCTTCTAATACATCTAGAAATGCCTTCATTGGAAAGTATAAACTAGATATTAAAACACTTCCAGGTCCTAATATATCTGTGGACCATGGCAAGGGTATTTCTCTGTCTAATGATTCTCAATTACAAAATGAAAAGCAAGTATCTTTGCCTCCTCGTGTTTCCACCTCTCCACGAGGGAGAGGGCACAAGAGATTGGTACGAAATGGGTGCATTTCACCTCATAATATTGCAACAATGGAAAAACAATTGGCTGAACAGAGCAACCACAAAACCAAAGATGTTGAACAGAGTCATGGTCATTCAGTTTCTAGCAGTACAGTGTCACCGGTTAGTGTTGATGACATAGTTGCTGGAGAGAGAGGCAATGGTAGAGGGAAAGGAAAGGAAGTACTTGCTTATCGTTCACCACATAGGCTGACTTTTCGTACTGCTAGCAGGTAATTTGACTATGGTTCACACATTGAAGTGCTTCTTAGTTTTTAGTGAATCACTTGGAGGTAATATCACCTTTTCCTGGGAATCTGGCATCAAGAGTTATACATGATTTAACTGCAtggaaatatttaattatatcaataaattgtTCGTAGCTTGATAATTGACTCAGTAACTAATGTAAAGGCTGTCATTGTGCATtgcaaaactttatttatttatttattttttgctggTTGTTACAAGCCAAACTTAATTTTGACACCTAATGCTTGTAGAATCATTTCGGAAGTGAAAAGACATGACATTTACTCATATATCATTGTCTACATGTTTTAATTTGACtacttattttttctgtttctgaGAAAGCATTTGATTCTTCTTCATCAGCCCTGTGACCAATTATGAAGAGATCAATGGTCCTAGTAATGCTATAAGAAATCCACTTCAATACTCTGGGGGGCAAGGTGGTCGGAGAACTACACATAATGAGAGGAATGCTAATTGGCACTTGCATGATGTAAATGGGCATCATTTGAGGATAAATAATGATGTTGGAAGATTTATCAATGGACACAATACAACCGGAATGGACAGAAGAAACACTGGGAATGGTCAAAGCAGCAATCATATACATGGTTCTCAGTCAGATCATACAGCTCAACCAACTTCTGTGATCATTCCAGATGTGGACCAGTCATCTGGAACCCATCGTACTGCTGACATTTTGACTAAAAGGCAAAGGAAACGGGAATCACCTTCAGGGTTTATGTTCCGTGGTTCAACTGGGGATTCATCAAGCTCATCCCGGAACCCTGTCTCGGATCCTGAAGTGATTGAGTTGTTATCCCCACCAAGGGGTTCATCAAGCTCATCCCGGACTTCTGTCTTGGATCATGAAGTGGTTGATTTGTTATCCACACCAAGGTATGCCAACAGATCATCTGAAGATTTAGATGATAATGACAATAATAGCTCGGAAGCTCGGGCAAGGCAAGTGGAAGCAGATGAGAGATTGGCACGTGAACTCCAAGAACAACTGTATCACGATGATCCTTTTGAAGGCAGAGGGgttggttttttcttttcttttctgttttttttgctCACCTTTTAAGAGATATAGTTTAAGCATATGTTTCTTATTTACAACAACTTTGTCACATGTTGGTTTGCTGCAGATTGATGAAGATTTAGCATGGGACCTGCAGCGTGCAGAGGCTCTTATGCGTGCAACTATTGATAGCCACAGCATAAGTCAACCGGTAACGAagcctctctctctttctctgaaTTTAATATATTGAAGAGAGCTCCTTTCTATATAAGCAAAGTTTCTTTTATGCTGCAATGCTAAAATTTTCTCTGTATATACTGATTCAACCCtattacatatatttaaagACTCAAAGATCATTTATGGATGGTGGAATTAAAGGTGGAAATGCCTGGCCTGCAAGGAACTTGAAAGCTGCATATGACATAaccttgtatttatttttattggcaTAACTGTACAGTTCTCTACAATTGATCTGTAATGGGCATAGTTTAATGTTAATCCTGTATCCATATTGTTGATAGGATGCAAGAAAAATAGTTAGAACTTGTAATTTAAGTAAAATGGATATCTTGTTGCTTAGTCAGTATGTTGTTGATTGTGTGTAACCCTCCCCTTCACTCACACAGTAGTTAGTGGGATTAATGGATTAGTATATTAGAACCTTGAATATGTTCCCTATTTCTGAAAAGTATGGGCTATATAGGGAGAGATAGTAATTGATCATTGAGTGTGTATATTACTAATCTCGGTTTAATTATAGAGACAGCTTCCAAGGGCAATCAGACAGCCTCGTACACGGTTTCCAGAAAATCCTTCTAGAAGGAGAGCTATGGCTCAAGCTTCTTTCTCTAATAGAATGTCACAGTGGAGGAGTCGTGCTACAAGTCGGACTCGAGCACCTAGCACATCATCTAGAGGAAGAGGCCCCCGGTTTCCTCTGGATATGGACTTAGATATGGTATCTTCTTACCTCTTCCcctctgttcttttcttttttccttatcTATTTTACTTCTCTTTGCATGTCATGTGGCTTTGTATTGTAATTTTCTTGCAATGTCATGTTTTGAATATCATGATTAATGCTTTCTCAGACTTCCCATATGGAAACATTTTAAGTTCAAGATCGTAATATTGAATTTAAGTTGATTTTAAGATCTCTGGTTGACTCTTTAGTCTCTACAGCTACTTTATTCCATGATTCTGAATGGTTTGCTTTAATCCTTGTTCCATGATCGCCAAGGTATTAGACAAGGGGATCCTCtatctttgtttttgttaacCTTAGCTGGTGAAGGTGTGAAGCTCATCCAGCAGATTACAGATGTTTCAATAACATGGTTCTTAACACTGACTTTGTGCCCCTATTTATTAATGCAATTGCTATTGAATTCCAAATAACCCTTATACCCTTTACATTTGGTGCACTGCACGAAACTCTTCCCCTTATCCTTATGACTTTCCTAGCATGGACTTCCcttattagttttattatgcacttattcccTCTAAAGATTTTTGGTATAAATAAGGAGGCCCAAAGTCCCAAACATTTTGTTAGTGTGCAGTGCAGTAGTTTTTGTTATTAtgtcattattttaataaaagttttTGCAGAGTTTTTCGCTGTTGTATAATGCCTCCATGTTTGAAGGCACATTTCTTTCTTTGCCTCTAAGTTTCTTCTTTGGCACTCTATTAATTGGTTTTTCAAGGtagtttccatttttttatttgtggagAGACTAGGGAGCCTTGTATTTTTCTAGTTCctgtttcatttatttattcaagAAAGCCAAACAAAATGTAAGTTTCTTCTCTGGCACTCTACTGATTGGTTTTTTAAGGGAGTTTCCATTTTTTATATGCAGAGGGACTAGGGAGccttgtatatttttctttttagttcctgttttatttatttatttaagaaagcCAAACAATATATGTATTTACTTTTTCCATATCATATGCTACATATTCAATGGTTTGACATGTTAGATGCTGTTTAGGTGGATTTTTTGGTTGATTGACAGATTTAGGCTTGAGCCAAGTGGTGAtatgattttataaattgagggacaaaagaaaaacaagtaaaaCATATGGATGAAtgtgaaatttgaaaataaatttagggTCAAAAGTGTAACATTTCAAAGATGTCACTCTCCAAGTCATTCCATGTTTGTCACATCAGGTCCCACATAGAAGAGATCTCTAGGACTGGAATTACATATTAGTGAACTTTGCTACAATAAGGTTAGGAACTATTTTGGACAAAATAAAACTgaaggaagaaaaggaagatCTTAAAAACAAGTGAAGTACAAAAGTGTTTATTTTGCCTTAATGTTTAGCATATGGAtactgtctttttttttctttttttataaacatgTATCTCTGCAATTTTTTTGTTCATAACTTCTAACTTCCACACCAAATTATTATATAGTACaaacttttacttttgttttatcTCAACATAAAAGCGAGACTATCTTAGCATACACTACTCTTGTATGTCAGAATTTTTAttgactttgaattttttatttttgtattgggATTAGGTGGTATTTCgtatgtataattttaattttcaatggcATCTATCTCTCCTGTGCAGAGACTTGATATATTGGAAGCTTTAGAGGATTCAGTAGGGGATTTCAGTGATATGGGAATTACTGATGGCATCTTTAATGCACGTCGTGATTTCACTGAGTAAGTTTATATTGAATGATTTATGCGCATAGGTTATGCTTCATTCTTGTGTTGAATGATACGTTCTTCTCATTTCCTCATTTAACTAGGTGGTCTCCAATTCTAGAGATTGGTGGATATCAgtattctcattctcattaagatttacattttcaattttctttttcttgtaatGAATGTGGATTGAAAATTGTAGAAATCTTGGTGCTTGACAACTTAGAAGTAAGTATCACTTTATATTAAGTAGTATTGTACATCTTATTCCTGTATATTAAGTAGTATTGAGGGGAGGCAGGCAACATAGAAGTTCTTCATTCTGTATGCATCTGAAAGAAACGTTTTTTTGGCTGTGCAAGGACCCCCATAGTGTACTCTCTTTAGCATGTGTTTCTTTTCCTTCATATTTTGTTATGAAGTTCTTGGGTATGGTGGCTTCACAATTGTTTACAGaaagcttttatttatttttacctcttttgtataaaaattaatttaaggttCATTCCCTCATGCAGCGCTGATTATGAAATGCTATTGGCCCTTGATGAGGGAAATCACCAACATACTGGTGCATCTTCCAATCTGATCAATAGCTTGCCGCAGTCCACCATCCAGGTAAAATTCACTGGTGTCTAGTGGAACTAGTTATCCACTTTTAGGATGAATCTCTAACACCGGTTTCCTTTCTCCTCAACCTTTCATGTTCTGCTGTCTCACTCTCAATTTCAGTTTTGGGGCCAGGGAACGTGGTGAGGCAGCAGAAAACAAGGGTTGTGGGAAATTGGGaccaatttttaattcaatgctGATATATGTTTTCATTCATTTGCTACAGACTGACAACTTCACAGATGCATGTGCCATATGTCTTGAGACTCCAGTCCAAGGAGAAATTATTCGCCACCTTCCTTGTTTGCACAAATTTCACAAAGATGTGAGACCATTAAATGAATACGTTTgtttatgtaaaaattttaaaatgctaATTTTCATTAATCTGTGGTATGGCAGTGTATCGATCCTTGGCTCCAGAGGAAAACATCATGCCCGGTGTGCAAGTCATCTATCACCTAATTCATTTTGGAATTTTAGTGGTTAATGGTGCTGTAGTTTGTTATCTCAGccacctcattttgtctttcaaagtaaaaagcaaaaaagttGAAATTGTAATAGGCATGCTACTCTGTTCTGTTCAATCCTTTGATACATTAGATATTTGAAAGTGAATATAAAGGTATAGAAAAATCTGCAACTTGTTAACTTTCAATGTGCTGATATGCTGTTACTGTTGTCTTTTGAATTATGATTAGTTCtgcgacatgaatgatgcacgTTGAGAAAACTGCTCTGAATCACGGTGTCGTAATTGAACTTCTACTGTTGGTGCTAATGAAGAGTCTGCAAAGCAGAGACAACTCTGAAGGCCGTATTATTTCTTAAGATAGAGATATGACCATTTAGGAATCCTAATGTTGAAATGTAACCAATaacattgtaattttattttaattgttatttattttaaaactaccaatttttaaaacttagttCTTATTAATCTTCATTATTCTCTTAATCTCAATAAATTCATATTATACTCATTCAAATTTAGAAATAGAATTTTCATAAATctaattgaaataaatataagatgtaatatatgaaactaaaaaaaatcaatatttttattttccataaGTTTTAACATGTATGTactccataaaaaaaatgaatgtgaaGATTTTTGGTGAACAGTGGTCGTGCTTTCTTTGATCTCTAACGTCATTGGTTTAGTTTAGTTCCTATAAAACTgtaattttccttttctatttttcttgttacatgtatttttttttatattgatcgctcttatactattttttaaaatcttagtTCCTATTATTTGGACAACATATAGTCtgttattgaattatattttagttacataatcacataaacaagaaatctaaagattgaaataaaaaagaagaaattaataaagaccaaaacataaacaaaagcatagaaccaaaataaaaatcaccatatattataaaaaccaaaaatttatttaaactaatatttaatttccattaaaaaataataatgtaccACATTGTTACgtgttttaatgaaaaaaggataaatagtcatttttgtctTTCAATGTGTAGAACACTGATAAATTCATCTCCAAAagatggaaattcaaattttagtctttaaaagtgaaaaaagtgcGAGAAATTCATTCATTCGTTAATTTCTGTAGGTTACCTTAATGAAAAAAACC includes these proteins:
- the LOC100789823 gene encoding uncharacterized protein; protein product: MTEDMKIDHIVEVPDTPDRTTVRHDYQKYLGNPDKRGRAFNAADENNNHSNYISLSPSEESYSSQNAPIFRRAQTDGAEKMEKGKSISSKVPSKSSHRGISILDLTEENEQIRHPKPAFSHRGSRDNATEDKKALKATNGRSSLPVISDSSNTSRNAFIGKYKLDIKTLPGPNISVDHGKGISLSNDSQLQNEKQVSLPPRVSTSPRGRGHKRLVRNGCISPHNIATMEKQLAEQSNHKTKDVEQSHGHSVSSSTVSPVSVDDIVAGERGNGRGKGKEVLAYRSPHRLTFRTASSPVTNYEEINGPSNAIRNPLQYSGGQGGRRTTHNERNANWHLHDVNGHHLRINNDVGRFINGHNTTGMDRRNTGNGQSSNHIHGSQSDHTAQPTSVIIPDVDQSSGTHRTADILTKRQRKRESPSGFMFRGSTGDSSSSSRNPVSDPEVIELLSPPRGSSSSSRTSVLDHEVVDLLSTPRYANRSSEDLDDNDNNSSEARARQVEADERLARELQEQLYHDDPFEGRGIDEDLAWDLQRAEALMRATIDSHSISQPRQLPRAIRQPRTRFPENPSRRRAMAQASFSNRMSQWRSRATSRTRAPSTSSRGRGPRFPLDMDLDMRLDILEALEDSVGDFSDMGITDGIFNARRDFTDADYEMLLALDEGNHQHTGASSNLINSLPQSTIQTDNFTDACAICLETPVQGEIIRHLPCLHKFHKDCIDPWLQRKTSCPVCKSSIT